ATTAACCCGCTGGTCAACACCCAGTTCCAGTATCAGCCGGTGGGTGTGATCATCAACCTGACGCCGCAGGTGCAGGGCGATCAGTCCATTCTGCTCAAGGAGCACATCGAGGTTTCGAGCGTGAACAGCTTCACCAATATCGGCGGTATTCAGCAGCCGATCATCGGCAACAACCTGATCGATCACACCATTGAAGTCCGCAATGGCCAGAGCATCGTATTGGGCGGCTTGAATGTGAACACGATCACGCACAACGTGAAGGGCCTTCCCGGCCTGAGCGAAATTCCGCTGTTCCGCTACCTGTTTTCCAGTGAGCACAACGAAACGACCAACAACGAGATTCTGATCATCGAGACGCCGCACATCGTTCACAAGCTGAATATCACCCCCGAAGATTTGCAGGCATTGTATACGGGCACGCAGAACGATGTGCACCTGCGCATCGTGCCGCCGTCGAGCGCGGAAACCGCTGCGGCGGCTTCGGGCGAATCGTCTGCGGCGGAGGGTTCCACTCCGGTTGCACCGCCGCCCGATGCTCCGGCGCTGGAGTTTGCACCCACCTCGGTCCAGACGCAGGTGGGCAAGACCTTCCAGGTGAAAATCACCGCTCACAATGCGACCGACGCGTACGCCTACACCTTCCAACTCAACTTCGATCCTAAGGTTTTGCAGTTGCAGTCGATGAGCACCGGCCTGTTCCTGCAGGCGGGCAACAAGCCGCTCTCGATGGTCTACCGCCAGGATGCCGAGCATGGCACCGCACAGGTCAGTCTCAGCCGTCCGACCGGCGCGGCGGGCGTGTCGGGCGCCGGCGATATCATCACGGTCACGTTCCTCGCCAAGGCGGCGGGCACGGCGCAACTTTCCATCAGCCGCCTGGGCGCGCGTAGCCCCAAGGGTGCGCCGCAAACGTACGTTTCCGTTCCGGCAACCGTGGTAGTCCAATGACCGCGAAGCACATCCGGCGGGCCACCGCCGGAATGACGCTGATCGAGCTGCTGGTGGCGACCGCCATTCTGGTGGTGCTCACCTCGATGGCGATTCCCATGGCGCGCGTCAGCGTCGAGCGCGCTAAGGAGCACGAGTTGCGCACCGAACTGCGCGAAATGCGCAACGCCATTGATCGCTACAAAGATGCCGCCGACCAGGGCCTGATTCAGGTGCAGGTGGATACGCACGGCTATCCGCCGGATTTGCAGACGCTGGTCAGCGGCGTGCCCATGGGCACGGAGACGATCCGCTTTCTGCGCGCGATTCCCAAGGACCCGTTCACCAACTCCTCCGACTGGGGCATGCGCGCGGTGCAGGACCCGCCCGATTCGACAAGCTGGGGCGGTCAGGACGTTTTCGATGTTTACACCACCAGCCAGGCGACCGCGCTGGACGGAACGCAGGTGGATAAATGGTGAGGCAGTTCTCAGTTATCAGTCATCAGTTATCAGTCAGGCGGCCCCAGCGGCGTAGCTTGGGGTTCACCTTGATCGAGTTGATTATGGTGATTGCCATCATCGGCATTCTGCTGGCGATGGCCGTTCCCAACTACCGCACCACGGTGCGCGCCTCGCAAGAGGCGGTGCTGCGCGATGATTTGTTCCAACTGCGTTCGCTCATCAATCAATACACGCTCGACAAACAGCAGGCGCCGCAGGCGCTCGATGATCTGGTCTCAGCGGGCTATCTGCGCGCCGTTCCGGTCGATCCGATGACGCATTCAGCGTCCACCTGGGTCACGGAGAGCAGCGCCGACGTGATGTCGCCGTTCCAGACGCAGGGCGGCATCGTCGACGTCCACAGCGGCGCCTCCGGTGCCGGCCTCGACGGAACCGCCTATAGCAGTTGGTGAAAAGAGCTTACAGCTTGCAGTTCACAGCTTACAGCTAAGGCTCGAGAGCCAAGGCGACGCCTGAAGTGTGCCGTCGGCGGCTGACAAGCTGATCCGCTGAACGCCAGCAGGGTACATACAGCCCTACGTCCGGGGCGTCATCTAACACTTTTGGTTGCCCCTCCATGACGCCGCACACCCGATCCATGCCTGCTGAACCGCTGCGCATCGGTCTTGTGGTGCCACCGTTCATTAACGTCCCCCCCGTCCGCTATGGGGGAACCGAGCTGTTTGCGGCCCAGCTCGCCGAAGGTCTGAAACGGCGCGGGCATTATCCCATCGTATACACGGTTGGCAATTCTCAGGTCGATTGTGAAATCCGGTGGCGGGTTGCCGCCGGGCGCTGGCCCATTGAATCGGTGCTCGAAAGCAGCCTGGAAGATCTCGACCATTCCAGTTGGGCCTGCGAAGATGCCGCGCACACCTGCGACATCATTCACCTCAACAACGCGCCGGGCCTGACTCTGTCGCGCTGCGTGCCCACGCCATTTGTTTACACGCTCCATCATCCCTATGAGCCGGCGCTGAGCCGCTATTACCGCTCGTTTCCCGATGTGCACTACATCGCCATCAGCCGGTATCAGGCGCGGCTGGAGCAGATGCCTCAGCTCGAGGTCATCCCGCACGGCCTGGACTGCCGGCGCTACCATGTGGCGGCGGGCCGGCGGGACTATTTGTGTTTCATCGGCCGGATTGCGCCCATTAAAGGGACCCACGTGGCGATTGAGGTGGCACGCCGCGCAGGCCTGCCACTGAAAATTGCCGGGGAAGTGCAGCCCATGTTCCGCGAGTACTGGGAAACGCGGGTGAAGCCGCAGCTCGGACGCGACATCGAATACGTGGGCGAGCTGGATCTGGCAGGGAAAAACGAACTGCTGGCAGGGGCACGGGCGCTGCTGTTTCCGATTCAATGGGAGGAGCCGTTTGGCTTGATCATGATTGAGGCCATGGCCTGCGGTGTACCTGTGCTTGCCTTTCCACGCGGCTCTGTGCCCGAGGTGGTGGCGGATGGCGTTTCGGGCTGGATTTGCAGTGATGCAGCCGAGATGGCGCGCCGAGCGGTCACGCTCAACCTCGAGCCCGGCGCATGCCGCGCATACGTCGAGCGCCACTTCAGCGTGGAACAGATGGTCGATCAGTACATTGGCGTCTATGAAGGGTGCAGCCACAGGAGCCGCGCCACACCCGCCGGCTTGCAGTTGGCATCATAAAGAGAGATGGAGGGGGACTCGGATTTCAGCCAGTTGGAGTTGGAAGTAGCCGAAGCGCCACCCCAGCCCCGGGCAGCGCATGGCGGCGAGCCACGCCGCATCAACAACCTGACGCTGATTGACGGCAAGGCCTTTGTGGCAACCGCGCTGGCGGGCGACATCGCGCCGCCCAGTTCCACCGATGTAGGCCTGTTTTTCTACGACACCCGTTTTCTGAGCCGGTGGGAGCTGCGCGTGAACGGCCACCGCGCGCTGGTGCTGTCGGCGGCGACCGAGCAGAACCTGCTGGCGCAGATCGAGCTGACGGCGGCCACGATGGCCACGCGGGATCATCTGGATCTGCCGGAGAACACGGTGTACGTGCACCGGGAGCAGTTGCTGGCCGGAGAATTTTTCGATCGCCTGACCTTCCGCAATTTCGGCTTGCTGCCGGTGACGCTGGATGTCGAGCTGTGCTTTGCCGCCGATTTCATGGATGTGTTCCAGGTGCGGGGCATGCTGCGGCAGGTCACCGGCACCTACTTCCGCCCGCAGTTGCAGGCTGATGGGATCACCTTCAGCTACCTGGGCCGCGATGACCAGTTCCGGCAGACGCAAATTCACTTTTCACCTTCTCCACGGGTTCTCAGTCCGGATTCGGCCAGCTTCGAGCTGACGCTGGCGCCGGACGAGCAGCAAACGCTGCAGTGCACGATCTCGGGCACGGTGGGTGCGCCGCCGCGGCATCCGCTACCGGCGCAGAGCCGCGAGCCGAACTTCGTTGCCGCGCTGGCGCGCCGCCGCAGTAACGTGCAGGATTGGGAGCGCCTGACCACCAGCTTTGAAAGCTCCGATGACACCTTCACCCGCTGTCTGCAGATTGCGACCAGCGATTTTTTTTCGCTGCGCGTGCCCTTCGGAGCGAGCGGCAGCCTGACCGAGCACGGCCGCGTAGCGCCCGGCGGGGGAGAAATTGTTGCGGCCGGCATTCCCTGGTTTGCCACCATTTTCGGGCGCGATTCACTCATCGCCAGCTATCAGGTGCTGATGCTGCACCCCCATCTGGCCAAGGAGACGCTGCGCTACCTGGCGCAGCATCAGGGCGGCAAACGCGATGACTGGCGCGATGAGGAGCCAGGCAAGATCCTGCACGAGATGCGCGAAGGGGAGATGACGCGTGCGGGGGAGATGCCGCATTCGCCGTATTTCGGCTCGGTCGACGCCACGCCGCTGTTTCTGATCGTGCTGGACGAAACTTACAACTGGACCGGCGATGACGCCATGATCGAGGAGCTGCTTCCGGCCGCACGGCGGGCGCTGGCCTGGATGGACGAGTACGGCGACCGCGACGGCGATGGCCTGGTCGAGTATCAGCGGCGCTCGCCACAGGGGCTCGACAATCAGGGCTGGAAAGATTCCTGGGATGCCTATCTGCTGCCGGACGGCAGCCTGCCGCAAGCGCCGCTGGCGTTGTGCGAGGTCCAGGGTTACTGCTATGAAGCGCGCTACCGGTTTTCGCGCCTGTTGCGGACGTGCGGAGATACGGCTGCGGCCGACCGGCTGCGGCGCCAGGCGACCGAGCTTTCGCACCGTTTCGAGCGCCTGTACTGGCAGCCCGAGCAGGGCTACTACGCGGCTGCGCTCGACGCCGCCAAGCGGCCGGTGCGGGCCATCACCTCCAACGCCGGCCATTTGCTCTGGAGCCGCATTATCAGCCGCGAGCGCGCGCGCCAGGTCGCGCGCCGGATGATGCGGTCGGATATGTACAGCGGCTGGGGGTTGCGCACGCTTTCTTCCGATGAGCCCACCTTCAATCCCCTGAGTTACCATCGCGGTTCGGTCTGGCCGCACGACAACTCCCTCATCGCCCAGGGCTTCGCCTTTTACGATTTCAAGCAGCCGCTGTTGCGTGTGCTTACCGGTTTATTTCAGGCGGCCAATCACTTTCGCGATCACCGCCTGCCGGAGTTGTTTGTGGGCGTGCAGCGCAACGAATTCGACCGGCCGGTCAATTACCCGGTGTCCTGTTCGCCGCAGGCGTGGGCCTCGGGCGCCTGGTTCCTGCTGCTCACCGCGGCGCTGGGACTGCGCCCCAACGCCAGCCGCCACGAGCTGCGGGTGGTCAACCCGGTGCTACCGGACTGGCTGCAGTGGCTGCGCATCCATCATTTGCGCATTGGCAACTCGCAGGTTTCGCTCGAATTCAACCGCCG
The nucleotide sequence above comes from Acidobacteriota bacterium. Encoded proteins:
- a CDS encoding type II secretion system protein: MTAKHIRRATAGMTLIELLVATAILVVLTSMAIPMARVSVERAKEHELRTELREMRNAIDRYKDAADQGLIQVQVDTHGYPPDLQTLVSGVPMGTETIRFLRAIPKDPFTNSSDWGMRAVQDPPDSTSWGGQDVFDVYTTSQATALDGTQVDKW
- a CDS encoding prepilin-type N-terminal cleavage/methylation domain-containing protein; the encoded protein is MVRQFSVISHQLSVRRPQRRSLGFTLIELIMVIAIIGILLAMAVPNYRTTVRASQEAVLRDDLFQLRSLINQYTLDKQQAPQALDDLVSAGYLRAVPVDPMTHSASTWVTESSADVMSPFQTQGGIVDVHSGASGAGLDGTAYSSW
- a CDS encoding glycosyltransferase family 4 protein yields the protein MTPHTRSMPAEPLRIGLVVPPFINVPPVRYGGTELFAAQLAEGLKRRGHYPIVYTVGNSQVDCEIRWRVAAGRWPIESVLESSLEDLDHSSWACEDAAHTCDIIHLNNAPGLTLSRCVPTPFVYTLHHPYEPALSRYYRSFPDVHYIAISRYQARLEQMPQLEVIPHGLDCRRYHVAAGRRDYLCFIGRIAPIKGTHVAIEVARRAGLPLKIAGEVQPMFREYWETRVKPQLGRDIEYVGELDLAGKNELLAGARALLFPIQWEEPFGLIMIEAMACGVPVLAFPRGSVPEVVADGVSGWICSDAAEMARRAVTLNLEPGACRAYVERHFSVEQMVDQYIGVYEGCSHRSRATPAGLQLAS
- a CDS encoding amylo-alpha-1,6-glucosidase, with protein sequence MEGDSDFSQLELEVAEAPPQPRAAHGGEPRRINNLTLIDGKAFVATALAGDIAPPSSTDVGLFFYDTRFLSRWELRVNGHRALVLSAATEQNLLAQIELTAATMATRDHLDLPENTVYVHREQLLAGEFFDRLTFRNFGLLPVTLDVELCFAADFMDVFQVRGMLRQVTGTYFRPQLQADGITFSYLGRDDQFRQTQIHFSPSPRVLSPDSASFELTLAPDEQQTLQCTISGTVGAPPRHPLPAQSREPNFVAALARRRSNVQDWERLTTSFESSDDTFTRCLQIATSDFFSLRVPFGASGSLTEHGRVAPGGGEIVAAGIPWFATIFGRDSLIASYQVLMLHPHLAKETLRYLAQHQGGKRDDWRDEEPGKILHEMREGEMTRAGEMPHSPYFGSVDATPLFLIVLDETYNWTGDDAMIEELLPAARRALAWMDEYGDRDGDGLVEYQRRSPQGLDNQGWKDSWDAYLLPDGSLPQAPLALCEVQGYCYEARYRFSRLLRTCGDTAAADRLRRQATELSHRFERLYWQPEQGYYAAALDAAKRPVRAITSNAGHLLWSRIISRERARQVARRMMRSDMYSGWGLRTLSSDEPTFNPLSYHRGSVWPHDNSLIAQGFAFYDFKQPLLRVLTGLFQAANHFRDHRLPELFVGVQRNEFDRPVNYPVSCSPQAWASGAWFLLLTAALGLRPNASRHELRVVNPVLPDWLQWLRIHHLRIGNSQVSLEFNRRSQRTFCNVLDIQGDRLAISVDFTAPRSGELN